A single genomic interval of Lynx canadensis isolate LIC74 chromosome A2, mLynCan4.pri.v2, whole genome shotgun sequence harbors:
- the PLEKHJ1 gene encoding pleckstrin homology domain-containing family J member 1, with protein MAAVVLPGGRRCGTFLARGRPAARRARLALRVLGPGGAMRYNEKELQALSRQPAELAAELGMRGPKKGSVLKRRLVKLVVNFLFYFRTDEAEPVGALLLEHCRVTQEEPSGFSISFIEDPERKYHFECRSEEQCQEWMGALRRASYEFMRRSLIFYRNEIQKMTGKDPLEQFGISEEARFQLGGLKA; from the exons ATGGCTGCGGTAGTACTTCCGGGAGGACGGCGCTGTGGGACTTTTTTGGCGCGAGGGCGGCCGGCGGCCCGGAGGGCGCGGCTCGCGCTCCGTGTTTTGGGTCCGGGCGGCGCCATGCGCTACAACGAGAAGGAGCTGCAGGCGCTCTCCCGGCAGCCTGCCGAGCTGGCGGCCGAGCTCGGCATGCGGGGCCCCAAGAAAGGCAGCG TGCTGAAGCGGCGACTGGTGAAGCTGGTGGTCAACTTCCTTTTCTACTTTCGGACGGACGAGGCCGAG CCCGTCGGAGCCCTACTGCTGGAGCACTGCAGAGTCACCCAGGAAGAGCCCAGCGGCTTCTCCATCA GCTTCATCGAGGATCCAGAGAGGAAGTATCACTTTGAGTGCCGCAGTGAGGAACAGTGTCAGGAGTGGATGGGGGCTCTGCGTCGAGCCAG CTACGAGTTCATGCGGAGAAGCCTTATATTCTACAGAAATGAGATCCAGAAAATGACCGGCAAG GACCCCCTGGAGCAGTTTGGCATCTCCGAGGAGGCCAGGTTCCAGCTGGGTGGCTTGAAGGCCTGA
- the SF3A2 gene encoding splicing factor 3A subunit 2: MDFQHRPGGKTGSGGVASSSESNRDRRERLRQLALETIDINKDPYFMKNHLGSYECKLCLTLHNNEGSYLAHTQGKKHQTNLARRAAKEAKEAPAQPAPEKVKVEVKKFVKIGRPGYKVTKQRDTEMGQQSLLFQIDYPEIAEGVMPRHRFMSAYEQRIEPPDRRWQYLLMAAEPYETIAFKVPSREIDKAEGKFWTHWNRETKQFFLQFHFKMEKPPAPPSLPAGPPGVKRPPPPLMNGLPPRPPLPESLPPPPPGGLPLPPMPPSGPAPSGPPGPPQLPPPAPGVHPPTSGVHPPAPGVHPPAPGVHPPTPVVHPPASGVHPPAPGVHPPAPGVHPPAPGVHPPPSAGVHPQAPGVHPPAPAVHPQAPGVHPAAPAVHPQAPGVHPPAPGVHPPAPGIHPQPPGVHPPPPGVHPSAPGVHPPAPGVHPQPPGVHPSNPGVHPPTPMPPMLRPPLPSEGPGNIPPPPPAN; the protein is encoded by the exons ATGGACTTCCAGCATCGCCCTGGGGGTAAGACGGGGAGTGGAGGCGTGGCCTCCTCCTCAGAGAGCAACCGAGACCGCAGGGAGCGCCTCCGGCAGCTGGCCCTGGAGACCATTGACATCAACAAG GACCCTTACTTCATGAAGAACCACCTGGGCTCCTACGAGTGCAAGCTGTGCCTGACCCTGCACAACAACGAG GGGAGTTACCTGGCGCACACCCAGGGGAAGAAGCATCAGACCAACTT GGCCCGGCGAGCCGCCAAGGAGGCCAAAGAGGCCCCCGCCCAGCCGGCGCCAGAGAAGGTCAAGGTGGAGGTGAAGAAGTTTGTGAAGATCGGCCGCCCGGGCTACAAAG TGACCaagcagagggacacagagatggGCCAGCAGAGTCTCCTCTTCCAG ATCGACTACCCCGAGATCGCCGAGGGCGTCATGCCCCGCCACCGCTTTATGTCCGCCTACGAGCAGAGGATCGAGCCTCCGGACCGGCGCTGGCAGTACCTCCTGATGGCCGCCGAGCCCTACGAGACCATCGCCTTCAAG gTGCCAAGCAGGGAGATCGACAAGGCCGAGGGCAAGTTCTGGACCCACTGGAATCGGGAAACGAAGCAG TTTTTCCTCCAGTTCCACTTCAAGATGGAGAAGCCTCCAGCCCCGCCAAGCCTCCCTGCTGGGCCCCCCGGGGTGaagcgccccccgccccccctgaTGAACGGTCTGCCCCCCCGGCCACCGCTGCCAGAGTCTCTGCCCCCGCCACCGCCAGGAGGCCTGCCCCTTCCGCCCATGCCGCCCAGCGGGCCTGCACCCTCCGGGCCTCCGGGCCCTCCCCAGCTGCCCCCACCAGCTCCTGGGGTCCACCCCCCAACATCTGGGGTCCACCCCCCCGCACCAGGAGTCCACCCCCCGGCTCCCGGGGTCCACCCCCCGACACCAGTGGTGCACCCCCCAGCATCTGGGGTCCACCCCCCTGCTCCGGGCGtccaccctccagccccaggggtccacccccctgccccgggTGTCCACCCTCCCCCGTCTGCTGGGGTtcacccccaggccccaggggtcCACCCTCCAGCTCCTGCAGTTCACCCCCAAGCTCCAGGGGTGCACCCCGCAGCTCCCGCGGTTCACCCCCAGGCCCCTGGCGTCCACCCTCCAGCTCCTGGGgtccaccccccagccccagggatccacccccagcctcccggggttcaccccccacctcctggggTCCACCCATCTGCTCCTGGGGTCCATCCTCCAGCTCCTGGGGTTCACCCCCAGCCTCCTGGAGTTCACCCCTCAAATCCCGGGGTTCACCCCCCAACTCCCATGCCTCCGATGCTGAGGCCCCCGCTGCCCTCCGAGGGCCCTGGGAACattccgccccctcccccagccaactAA
- the AMH gene encoding muellerian-inhibiting factor produces MPGLLSPPALVLSVMGALLMAGDPGEEVSSAPAPPGGPATGTGGLIFHPDWDWQPPGSPQDPLCLVTLDRGGNGSGSPLRVVGALRGYEHAFLEAVRRARWGPHGLATFGVCTPRDRQAALFSLRQLQAWLGEPGGRRLVVLHLEEVTWEPTPSLKFQEPPPGGAGPLELAMLVLYPGPGPEVTVTGAGLPGTQSLCQSRDTRYLVLAVDHPEGAWRSPGLTLTLQPRRDGAPLSTAQLQELLFGPDPRCFTRMTPALLLLPGPAPAPLPARGLLDQVPLPPPRPSQEQAPKEPRSGADPFLETLTRLVRALRGPPAQASPPRLALDPGALAGFPQGLVNLSDPAAQERLLNGGDEPLLLLLLPPATPTAAAAAAAAGDPAPPRGPASAPWAAGLARRVAAELQAAAAELRGLPGLPPAATPLLARLLALCPGDSGDSGDSGAPGAPGGPGGPLRALLLLKALQGLRAEWRGREQGGPARAQRSAGAGAADGPCALRELSVDLRAERSVLIPETYQANNCQGACGWPQSDRNPRYGNHVVLLLKMQARGAALARPPCCVPTAYAGKLLISLSEERISAHHVPNMVATECGCR; encoded by the exons ATGCCTGGTCTGCTCTCTCCGCCGGCCCTGGTGCTGTCGGTGATGGGGGCTCTGCTGATGGCCGGGGACCCTGGGGAAGAGGTCTCCAGCGCCCCGGCCCCGCCTGGGGGGCCAGCCACAGGCACCGGGGGTCTCATCTTCCACCCGGATTGGGACTGGCAGCCCCCGGGCAGTCCCCAAGACCCCCTGTGCCTGGTGACGCTGGACAGGGGTGGTAACGGGAGCGGCTCCCCGCTTCGGGTGGTGGGGGCGCTGAGAGGCTACGAGCACGCCTTCCTCGAGGCTGTGCGACGGGCCCGCTGGGGTCCCCACGGCCTGGCCACCTTTGGAGTTTGCACCCCCAGGGACAGGCAGGCCGCCCTGTTCTCTCTGCGGCAGCTGCAGGCGTGGCTGGGGGAGCCCGGGGGGCGGCGGCTGGTGGTGCTGCACCTGGAGGAAG TGACATGGGAGCCGACACCCTCACTGAAGTTCCAGGAGCCCCCGCCTGGAGGGGCCGGTCCCCTAGAGCTGGCGATGCTGGTGCTGTACCCTGGCCCTGGCCCCGAGGTCACGGTCACAGGGGCTGGGCTGCCAGGCACCCAG AGCCTCTGTCAGTCCCGGGACACCCGCTACCTGGTGCTGGCGGTGGACCACCCAGAAGGGGCCTGGCGCAGCCCCGGGCTCACCCTGACCCTGCAACCCCGCAGAGACG GTGCGCCCCTGAGCACCGCCCAGCTGCAGGAGCTGCTGTTCGGCCCCGACCCCCGCTGCTTCACACGCATGACCCCGGCGCTGCTCCTGCTGCCGGGGCCCGCGCCTGCACCGCTGCCCGCGCGTGGCCTGCTGGACCAAGTGCCTCTCCCGCCGCCCAG GCCCTCCCAGGAGCAGGCGCCTAAGGAGCCACGGTCCGGCGCCGACCCCTTCCTGGAGACGCTCACGCGCCTGGTGCGCGCGCTGCGGGGGCCCCCGGCCCAGGCCTCGCCGCCGCGCCTGGCCCTGGACCCCGGCGCGCTGGCCGGCTTCCCGCAGGGCCTGGTCAACCTGTCGGACCCCGCGGCGCAGGAGCGCCTGCTCAACGGCGGCGACGAgccgctgctgctgcttctgctgccaCCCGCCACgcccaccgccgccgccgccgccgccgccgccggggacCCCGCGCCGCCGCGCGGCCCGGCGTCCGCGCCCTGGGCCGCCGGCCTAGCGCGTCGCGTGGCCGCCGAGCTGCAGGCCGCGGCCGCCGAGCTGCGCGGGCTCCCGGGGCTGCCGCCGGCCGCCACGCCGCTGCTGGCGCGCCTGCTCGCGCTGTGCCCCGGGGATTCGGGGGACTCGGGGGACTCGGGGGCCCCGGGGGCCCCCGGCGGCCCGGGCGGCCCGCTGCGCGCGCTGCTGCTGCTCAAGGCGCTGCAGGGTCTGCGCGCGGAGTGGCGCGGGCGCGAGCAGGGCGGACCGGCGCGGGCGCAGCGCAGCGCGGGGGCCGGGGCGGCCGACGGGCCGTGCGCGCTGCGCGAGCTGAGCGTGGACCTGCGCGCCGAGCGCTCCGTGCTCATCCCGGAGACGTACCAGGCCAACAACTGCCAGGGCGCGTGCGGCTGGCCGCAGTCCGACCGCAACCCGCGCTACGGCAACCACGTGGTGCTGCTGCTCAAGATGCAGGCCCGCGGCGCCGCCCTGGCGCGCCCGCCCTGCTGCGTGCCCACGGCCTACGCGGGCAAGCTCCTCATCAGCCTGTCGGAGGAGCGCATCAGCGCGCACCACGTGCCCAACATGGTGGCCACCGAGTGCGGCTGCCGGTGA